From Dehalobacter sp.:
ACATCTGTTTGTAAATCTGAATTGACCGGATGAACGGTTTGCGAGAAATCTATCGTCAACGAGATCATAACACTTTAAAAAAAAAAAAATTATTAGCGCATGGTAAGTTTTTTGTTAACATATGCTAATATTCTTTTCAGTTTTGGGATTCGATAACAAAATGATATCTGGTTTTAATATTCAAAAAAATAAGCCAGGATTTTCTCCTGGCTTTTGACTGTGGTATAAAATTCTATATTTTTTCCTAACGGTATCCGTTTCTTAAATTCCTATTTCTCCATATTCCTCGAGTATCAGCTCCCTGTGAACATAAAGTTTATTCTTACAATTTTTTAGTTTACCTGTGATTTTATACTTACTGATAATTCGAGATACCGTAACCCTTGAGGCACCGATAATTTCTCCTATCCGTTCGTGAGATAAGTTCACAGGCAGTTCAAACCAATCTCCATGTTTTTTACATTCGTAGGATTGTAGCATCGATACGAAAAAATTTATTAATCTTTCTTTCGGAGATAACAAAGAAGAAAATAGGTTGGCACCTTCAATAACACAGCGTAATCTGTTGTATAAAATGCTTATCACTGCAATTCTTGCCTCTAAGTTATCAGCCATTGACTCTATCAGGTCGGCCTTGGAAACCAGATAGATCTCACAATCTTCAATTGCTTTGACACTTGAATTAATTGGAAGCATATCAAATGCCTCACCTAACCCGAATACTCTTTTTGGACCAACCAGGCATGCAATTTTTGACTCTCCACGAAGATTGTTGACATAGTAAGCAACCCAGCCTTTGGCTAAAAAGTGCGCATTCTGCACCAACTCGCCTTCGTGCAGAATGGTCGTCCCTTTTTTATATGATACTTTAACTCCTTTACTCGTCGCATGACTTACAACGCTTTCAACAACTGGCGGATCCACCCACTGCAAGTACGTACAAGAATTCACTGTATACATACCGATTACCTCGTTATATCTTGGTCTAAGATATTATTGCGCTAGATTTGCCTCTAACAGAAAGTCCATCGCTTTTCTACGTAAGCATTGGACATCTTGTATATTGTTTTCTCTTGACAGTTCTACTTTCTCTGCTTTCTCACGGTTCTGCAACCGGACTTTCTCATAGAGCATTTCTTTATCCGTAAGCTGAATTCCTTCTGCCTTGATCACTGCATCTAAAATTTTCTCTCCAAGAATTCTTTTTGAAGCTTCTTCCTTACACTCGTTCAGCAGCTCATCAGATGACAGCTTCCTTTGGATTAAGTAAACAATGAGTTCCATGTTGTAAACGGCCTTAAGCTCCTCAACAAACTTTCGATACAAATCCTCCGCTGCTTCGACTAATATTTCCTGCTCGAATTCATATTTGCAGTTCTCAGCTATTGCCCCAATTACTTTACTCATATTAGCGATTTGTGCTTTATTTACTTTTTCCTGAAAAATTTTATTCTTTAATATGATTTCAAATTCCTGCAACGTTTCTACCTGCGGATCAATTTCCCGGACAATATCGTCAGTTAATTCCGGCTCTTTAATACGATATACTTTTACAATCTCGACCGAAAAAGTGATCTGTTTTCCCCATAAGGCTTGGTATTCCAGTAAATCAGGCAGTACCGTCGTTTGAAATATCACCGTTTCGCCCGTCTTCTTACCAAGCAGGTTGGTGGAGAATTCCTCTATAAAGTTTTCATCACCCACTCTGAACTTAAAGCCCCTGTCCCTTAATTTGGGGACTATCTTGCCATTCTCCGTTCCTTCAAAATTTACGATGACATAATCTCCGGTTTCGATCGGTTCATCATTTTTTTCGACCTGGATTTCGTCCAAAGATTTCTTAACATAATTAAGCGCTTCATTAAGTTCTTCTTCTTTGACGGAGACATCAAAACGATCGACGTTTAATCCTTTGTATTGTCCAAGTTGGAATTGTTTCATCTCGCTTCTAACGTCCATGTTGACTGCCATTTGAGACTTCCTCCCCTTCCGGAAATTTTTAACGGTCTGCCCGGATAATGCCGACTGATTGTAGCATTACGATGATGTGAGCTGCTCCGAGTATCAGTATTAAGGCAATAAATAACAGATCCTTTATTTTCAAGCTTTGTTGCTTTTTGCTTTGTTCCATCCTTGGTTCCCTATTCGGTTCCATTTTTGAACCCACATTTGTTTCCATACTTTCACCCCGTTATTCCGCCAACGATTGAGTAAGTTGAGTATAAAGCCGACTGGACAGAAGAATTGACAATAAAACCGGCTGATAAATAGACTGATGAAAATAAATACCGGCAGCATTAACCACATGACCCATACGGCTTTAAACAGGAAGAATGCACTAAACGGCTGGTAATCCAATGTCCCATAGTCCCCTAAGAAGGTTCCAAGCATGATGGCCACCCATAGGATGGTCGGCGCAGCCAGCTTCAATTTCTTGGTGACTTGCGGGGAAATCCCCAGAGATTTAAAACCTGCTGCTTTATTGATAACCTCCTGGGCTGCTCCAAAAGGGCAGATCCACGCACAGTAAATGTTCTTGCCTAAGAGAACTATAAAGCTCAATGTTCCACCCATAAGCACGTACCATCCCAGATTGGTGAAGCCGGGTATTTGCAGCGTTATTAATGAGAACAAATTACTGGCTGCCACAAATTCTTTTACGAAAAAACCCATAACACCAAATGCTGCTAAAAGTATCCAAATCCGCAACCGCACGAGTTTCTTGATGAAGGCTGCAGCGAGCGCGATAATATAGATCATCATCATCGCCAAATCCTGCCGGTTAAATTGAAAACTGTCATAGGGATTGCTCCAGCGCGTATTGAAGAATTTGGATGCGATATACGCAGTCCCTTTGTTGACAGCCGCCGCTATAGCATGAGACGATACGGTAGAACCGGTTACCCGGTCAATGTAATTATTGGTTTGTCTTTCATTCAGATAACCGGAATATCCTGAGGCCCCTCCTAAATAAATAGGTTCTTTGACGGAAAGGTTTTTAAATTGATTAAACAGTTTTCTGGTATAAAGTCTCTCAAAAAAGATGGGAGTCTCACCCTGCTGGGTGATCATCACTTTTTCCACGAAGCCTTCTTGGTTGACGATGGTCATGGCTTCGATGCGGGATTGATATCCTACTGCCGAGTCACAGACGGCATAATATTTCTTTCCTGCAGCATCAACTTGATAAGCACGTTGGCCCCCGATCATTTTCTCGATGGATGTGACACCAGGAATGTTCTGCTGAATAACCGCCTCGTAATCAATGGTTTTACTTGTCCAAAAGATACCGTAAAAGATCGCCGCTATCGCAGTTAAGAAAAGTACAGCCAAATAATAGGTCTCCGGGTTCTTCCTTTTCCCTTCCACATCTTCATCCTCATCTTATGTGTTTTTTTGAACCATATGTTTGATAGTACGGACACGCAAGCCACCTAATACAACATAAGTGGCTGCGTGTCCAAAACCGATCACGTTATTTTAATTCTTTCCTAAATTGTGTTAGCTTCACCTTTTTTTATGGTCTCCTTTGAGGAACGATTTACCAGCCTATAGGTAATAATGGCCGGAATCAGCGCTACACCGCCAAAGAAAAGAAAGCCCATAGCAACTGCTTGATATTCCCCTTCAACAAAACTGGCGTAACCCCAAGCTAAAGAAAACACCAAGAAAAAGTTTGCACAAAAACCGCCAAGTTGAAAACCAATCGTATTCTTTTCTTTACTCTTCAAATACCGCCAAATGCCATATTGAATTAAAAGCAATAATATGCCGAAACTCATCCAAGTCAGGACATCTACAATCGTCATCATGATGGATTACACCTCCAATTATTTTATCGGCTCCATGTTATTCCAGAAATCAATAACTTTGTTCTTAACATACCCGGACTCGATGCGTTCTTCGGGGTCTACCGGGCCGTTGTAGCCAAACCATTCATCAAACTTACGCGCCGCATCTTGAACCAAGGGAACTTGGGTAGCGATTCTGGCAACATCATGATTCCATTGCCCGATCTTATTCCAAGAACATACTGCTATACATACTCCGCAGTCATTGCCGTTATAGGCCCAGAATGAATTACAACGGTGAGCGTCGACGTGCCATTTTGATGTGTAAGGAACCTCAGACGGACCACAATCCTCCGGTTGCAAGACCTTTGCTTCTTTCTCGTGAGAAATAGCTTGAGCCGGGCAACCGTCCGCGCATTTCTTACATAAGCGGCAGAACTCACGGACTCCGAAACTTTTTGGCTTGTCAGGAATTAGTTCCAAATCTGTATAGACTTTGGCGATGCGAGCCCGAGGACCGAATTTTTGAGTAATAAGCAACCCGTTTCTTCCGGCCTCTCCGAGACCGGCTTGGACTGCAATCGGAATGCTCATCCCTGTGTCGTTTCCTGAAGGGATCGCATTGTACCCCAGATCTCTTAAAAAAGTTGCAAGCTTGATGGTCATCTCTCCCATTTTTGAATAAGCCATACCCGGTCCAGCACTCTGAAGGATCGATGGTGCAGTACGGAAAGCCTCGTAACTCATTTCAAACGCTACAGCAATCACGTATTTTGGCTTAAAGCCGGCATATTTTTCCCAATCCGCATCAAACTTGTTCAGTCCGAAGACTTCTGCTCCCTCATTTTTAAGTACTTTATCAAGGTTATACGGAACGTACGCAGTTCTGCCATTAGGTAGTTTGAACGGCTTGTGTTTTGGTCTGCACCAGTTGGCGTAGGTCCAGCGATCATCATAGGGTGCAATGCCTACAAGATCCGCCCCCAGATGGATTGCTGCTCTTTTAATATATTTTGTGGCTTCCTCGGCAGAGCTGAATTTCCATTGTCTTCCCTCATTCCGTCTTGCCTCTGCTAAACTATTATCCCAGTTATAAATTCCCTGGACAGCTACCGGTTCTTTCGCCACTTCATTCGTTTCGGGGTTAATGGGGTACTGATAAGATATACCAGACGGACCGCTGCCTATCGCAGTAAACCCGCTGTACGACAGTTCCACAGCCCAGGCTGCGAAAGCCAAAGCAACATCTATTTGACGCCATCCTTCTTCTCCATCGCGCAATGGTGGAGAAGTACCATCATGCTGGGCTATAACCCTAACCTCTGTCTCGGACACTGTTGCCCGCCTGCCTTTTATTCCAAGGGCTTCAGCGTTAAGCCTTGGAAGATCTTTCCCCGTGTCTTTTTTTCCCGTGATTGTAGAAACATCTTCGTGCACGAATTTGATCGGCGTCTTGTTTTCTTCCGGATCAAACGCCTTGATATAGTAGATCTTGTCACCCGGCAACCGTTGATACTTTTCATCGACTGTGTAAGGAAATTCCGATGTTTCTTTGATAGGTGCCACGATGTCTGCTGCCTCGGCAACTAAAGGGTTAAATGTTTCCTTTGCCACCGCAGCCGTTGCGACAGCGGCAGCGACGGTACCCATGAGTGAAGCTTTTAAAAAGCTTCGCCTGTTTAAGTTGTTTCCCATGCAAGTATCTCCTCCTAATTGGTATTAATATTTCAGTTGTATTTTACTTCAGCTAAAATGATTGACTATATCCAGTGATACAATTTTAAAAATATTTCCATTAATATTTTCTTATTTATAATGCCAAACCTTAAAGAAGATTTTTGCTTTATTTTTTACACATACTAAATTTCTCTAAAACATTTCATGTTAAAATATTACGTGAACAAGCCATGGAAGAAGGTCTCCTCCCGTAATGGAATAAAATTTAAGCGACGGGTTAAAAACCCGTCGCTTAGAGCGCCTTGTTCTATTACGAAGAAATATTTTTAATGAGCAGGAGGAGCTGCTGGGGCCGGAGCCGGAGGGATACTGGCAGGTATCTTATAAAGTTCCGGCCACTCCAACCACCACTTGTACTTCTCGATTTGTTCAGTACCATAGCCGAACATATCGTCAATTGACTTGAGAAGCTTTGAATTGGCTTGCCCTCTGCTTCCAATCCACATCCCAGCTTCATGGAACCAAGAATCTTCCTTGGAGTTCCAGGGACAGACTTTCATGCAACGTCCGCAGGAAGAACCTTCTTCATTGGATACACGGAATTCCGTGCACTTTTTCATGTCGCTGTTCCAACGTAAGTAACCGTTATATTCAATTGGGTCTTTATCATACGTGATGGCTTTGGATGGACATTCAGCCGCACATTTTCCACATACTCTGCAAAAATCCAGCATGCCAAAATCGATTGGTTTATTGGGAAGCAGTGGCAAATCTGTGGTAACAGCCGCTACTTTAAGGCGGAATCCTAGCCGGGGATGGGCTGCGCAGTCTCCTGTTCTGGTTAATTCCCCCAGCCCTGCCGCTAATATTAGGGGTGGCATGACGGCCATATAGTTTCCTGCATGGTTGGCTCTGGCATTATAGCCGAGACTTCTGATGTATTTTGCAATAATAACCGCAATATTACCCGTAGCATGATAACTGCGCATAGATTGAGATGCACTGACTCCGTCATAGCCGGTGGATCCCAACATAGTCTCCAGATGCTGGTCGACCATTACGACAATTACATAGGGATAGCGTTGTGTTACTGGGTAAACACATTCCTCTACCGGTTGGTAAGTCAAATTCTTTGTGGGATTAACTTTATGGGAATAGTAGGCATAAGAAGGCATTTGTCCAATACCAACCTCATCAGCTCTCAGAAAATAGGCAAGGTCTCTAATATGCTGGGACATTTGCTCGGGGTCGGGAATCGGTAATTTCTCAGGCGCCGGTTTGCCGTCTACTGCAGCTTCTGAGGCAACCAAACCGAGAGTCGCACTTATTGCTCCTCCTTGAGGATGTTTAGGAACGAAATTAAAAACTCCTCTATGGGCTCTATCACTAATTAGCCCCCTCCGGGCCAAATTAAACCCCATATCAGCCTCATTGGTATTTTTTACAGTCCCAACAAGCTTGGATGTCCCTAACCACTGATCATTATTTTCTGCAAAACGGACGCTAGCTCCGCCATAGTTATGCTCGGGATG
This genomic window contains:
- a CDS encoding Crp/Fnr family transcriptional regulator — translated: MYTVNSCTYLQWVDPPVVESVVSHATSKGVKVSYKKGTTILHEGELVQNAHFLAKGWVAYYVNNLRGESKIACLVGPKRVFGLGEAFDMLPINSSVKAIEDCEIYLVSKADLIESMADNLEARIAVISILYNRLRCVIEGANLFSSLLSPKERLINFFVSMLQSYECKKHGDWFELPVNLSHERIGEIIGASRVTVSRIISKYKITGKLKNCKNKLYVHRELILEEYGEIGI
- a CDS encoding FKBP-type peptidyl-prolyl cis-trans isomerase, whose protein sequence is MAVNMDVRSEMKQFQLGQYKGLNVDRFDVSVKEEELNEALNYVKKSLDEIQVEKNDEPIETGDYVIVNFEGTENGKIVPKLRDRGFKFRVGDENFIEEFSTNLLGKKTGETVIFQTTVLPDLLEYQALWGKQITFSVEIVKVYRIKEPELTDDIVREIDPQVETLQEFEIILKNKIFQEKVNKAQIANMSKVIGAIAENCKYEFEQEILVEAAEDLYRKFVEELKAVYNMELIVYLIQRKLSSDELLNECKEEASKRILGEKILDAVIKAEGIQLTDKEMLYEKVRLQNREKAEKVELSRENNIQDVQCLRRKAMDFLLEANLAQ
- a CDS encoding 4Fe-4S binding protein, whose translation is MEGKRKNPETYYLAVLFLTAIAAIFYGIFWTSKTIDYEAVIQQNIPGVTSIEKMIGGQRAYQVDAAGKKYYAVCDSAVGYQSRIEAMTIVNQEGFVEKVMITQQGETPIFFERLYTRKLFNQFKNLSVKEPIYLGGASGYSGYLNERQTNNYIDRVTGSTVSSHAIAAAVNKGTAYIASKFFNTRWSNPYDSFQFNRQDLAMMMIYIIALAAAFIKKLVRLRIWILLAAFGVMGFFVKEFVAASNLFSLITLQIPGFTNLGWYVLMGGTLSFIVLLGKNIYCAWICPFGAAQEVINKAAGFKSLGISPQVTKKLKLAAPTILWVAIMLGTFLGDYGTLDYQPFSAFFLFKAVWVMWLMLPVFIFISLFISRFYCQFFCPVGFILNLLNRWRNNGVKVWKQMWVQKWNRIGNQGWNKAKSNKA
- a CDS encoding tetrachloroethene dehalogenase, producing the protein MTIVDVLTWMSFGILLLLIQYGIWRYLKSKEKNTIGFQLGGFCANFFLVFSLAWGYASFVEGEYQAVAMGFLFFGGVALIPAIITYRLVNRSSKETIKKGEANTI
- a CDS encoding reductive dehalogenase, with translation MGNNLNRRSFLKASLMGTVAAAVATAAVAKETFNPLVAEAADIVAPIKETSEFPYTVDEKYQRLPGDKIYYIKAFDPEENKTPIKFVHEDVSTITGKKDTGKDLPRLNAEALGIKGRRATVSETEVRVIAQHDGTSPPLRDGEEGWRQIDVALAFAAWAVELSYSGFTAIGSGPSGISYQYPINPETNEVAKEPVAVQGIYNWDNSLAEARRNEGRQWKFSSAEEATKYIKRAAIHLGADLVGIAPYDDRWTYANWCRPKHKPFKLPNGRTAYVPYNLDKVLKNEGAEVFGLNKFDADWEKYAGFKPKYVIAVAFEMSYEAFRTAPSILQSAGPGMAYSKMGEMTIKLATFLRDLGYNAIPSGNDTGMSIPIAVQAGLGEAGRNGLLITQKFGPRARIAKVYTDLELIPDKPKSFGVREFCRLCKKCADGCPAQAISHEKEAKVLQPEDCGPSEVPYTSKWHVDAHRCNSFWAYNGNDCGVCIAVCSWNKIGQWNHDVARIATQVPLVQDAARKFDEWFGYNGPVDPEERIESGYVKNKVIDFWNNMEPIK
- a CDS encoding reductive dehalogenase, with the translated sequence MVEKTEQKQRLEMNRRNFLKAGMAATAMGVIGAIKAPAKLADAAVPSSVNYLAPAKGRWSKLHPEHNYGGASVRFAENNDQWLGTSKLVGTVKNTNEADMGFNLARRGLISDRAHRGVFNFVPKHPQGGAISATLGLVASEAAVDGKPAPEKLPIPDPEQMSQHIRDLAYFLRADEVGIGQMPSYAYYSHKVNPTKNLTYQPVEECVYPVTQRYPYVIVVMVDQHLETMLGSTGYDGVSASQSMRSYHATGNIAVIIAKYIRSLGYNARANHAGNYMAVMPPLILAAGLGELTRTGDCAAHPRLGFRLKVAAVTTDLPLLPNKPIDFGMLDFCRVCGKCAAECPSKAITYDKDPIEYNGYLRWNSDMKKCTEFRVSNEEGSSCGRCMKVCPWNSKEDSWFHEAGMWIGSRGQANSKLLKSIDDMFGYGTEQIEKYKWWLEWPELYKIPASIPPAPAPAAPPAH